A single genomic interval of Longimicrobium sp. harbors:
- a CDS encoding menaquinone biosynthesis protein has translation MEEERALRLGHITYSNCFPVHAGILDGGLGAGLSVVEGVPSELNGMLDRGEIDVAPSSSIEFARHADEYGIMPELVIGSRGPVRSILFLARRPPESLDRARVAIPTASATSVVLLKVLLRTRWGVEPAFHWFDQARDDPFAAGADAALFIGDVALRGGLHPGLPFRFDLGQVWWEQTGLPFAFAVWQVAGGSPDALRRLHRTLLASREYGARNRAELAVRWGPHFGFEPPFLERYWGDLSFELDPSMIEGLRAFYALAAEIGEIPRVPELRWAV, from the coding sequence ATGGAGGAGGAGAGGGCGCTCAGGCTGGGGCACATCACGTACAGCAACTGCTTTCCGGTGCACGCCGGGATCCTGGATGGCGGGCTGGGGGCGGGGCTCTCGGTGGTGGAGGGGGTGCCGTCGGAGCTGAACGGGATGCTGGACCGCGGCGAGATCGACGTGGCGCCGTCGTCCAGCATCGAGTTCGCGCGGCATGCGGATGAGTACGGCATCATGCCGGAGCTGGTGATCGGGTCGCGGGGGCCGGTGAGGAGCATCCTCTTCCTGGCGCGCCGCCCGCCCGAGTCGCTCGACCGCGCGCGCGTGGCGATCCCCACCGCGTCGGCGACTTCGGTGGTGCTGCTCAAGGTGCTGCTGCGCACGCGCTGGGGCGTGGAGCCCGCCTTCCACTGGTTCGACCAGGCCCGCGACGACCCCTTCGCCGCCGGCGCGGACGCGGCGCTCTTCATCGGCGACGTGGCGCTGCGCGGAGGGCTGCACCCCGGCCTTCCCTTTCGCTTCGACCTGGGCCAGGTCTGGTGGGAGCAGACGGGGCTCCCCTTCGCCTTCGCCGTATGGCAGGTGGCGGGGGGCAGCCCGGACGCGCTGCGCCGCCTGCACCGCACCCTGCTGGCCTCGCGCGAGTACGGCGCGCGCAACCGCGCGGAGCTGGCGGTGCGCTGGGGGCCGCACTTCGGTTTCGAGCCCCCGTTCCTCGAGCGCTACTGGGGCGACCTGTCGTTCGAGCTGGACCCGTCCATGATCGAGGGGCTTCGGGCGTTCTATGCCCTTGCCGCCGAGATCGGCGAGATCCCGCGGGTTCCGGAGCTGCGCTGGGCCGTGTAG
- a CDS encoding cytidylate kinase-like family protein gives MTVVTIARQFGARGEAVANRLAEALGWRLLDRALVERIAAELEVAPEQVEANTERVERFVERLGLYLSESFPESLAGVPAALSPEATAKAARRIVAQAAAEEPAVIVGHGAQCILRGNADTFHVLLHAPFAARVARVREHFGIDERVATERVRRSDADRRAYVREHFGQDWLDPALYHLSVDTARFGVEGTAELIWEATNRVLQRPG, from the coding sequence ATGACGGTGGTCACGATTGCGAGGCAGTTCGGCGCCCGCGGCGAGGCGGTGGCCAACCGGCTGGCCGAGGCGCTCGGCTGGCGCCTGCTGGACCGCGCGCTGGTGGAGCGGATCGCCGCCGAGCTGGAGGTGGCGCCTGAGCAGGTGGAGGCCAACACCGAGCGCGTGGAGCGCTTCGTGGAGCGGCTGGGGCTGTATCTCTCCGAGAGCTTCCCGGAGTCGCTCGCCGGCGTCCCCGCCGCCCTCTCGCCCGAGGCGACGGCGAAGGCGGCGCGGCGCATCGTGGCCCAGGCCGCGGCGGAGGAGCCGGCGGTGATCGTGGGGCACGGGGCGCAGTGCATCCTGCGCGGCAACGCGGACACCTTTCACGTGCTGCTACATGCCCCGTTCGCGGCGCGGGTGGCGCGGGTGAGGGAGCACTTCGGCATCGACGAGCGCGTCGCCACAGAGCGCGTGCGCCGCTCGGACGCGGACCGGCGCGCGTACGTCCGCGAGCACTTCGGGCAGGACTGGCTCGATCCCGCCCTCTACCACCTCAGCGTCGACACCGCACGCTTCGGCGTGGAGGGGACGGCGGAGCTGATCTGGGAGGCCACCAACCGCGTGCTCCAGCGTCCGGGTTGA
- a CDS encoding DUF485 domain-containing protein gives MSGPSTPPPPEPLTADAWARLENDPEFRALVAAKRRFIIPATLFFVVYYFALPVLVGYFPRAMGRDVVGNVNVAYLFALSQFFMAWILMVMYVRRARDFDAQAERIASRAHAGGAR, from the coding sequence ATGTCAGGTCCGTCCACACCGCCGCCGCCTGAACCGCTCACCGCCGATGCCTGGGCGCGGCTGGAGAACGACCCCGAGTTCCGCGCCCTGGTGGCCGCCAAGCGCCGCTTCATCATCCCCGCCACGCTCTTCTTCGTGGTCTACTACTTCGCCCTGCCGGTGCTCGTGGGCTACTTCCCCCGGGCGATGGGACGCGACGTGGTGGGGAACGTGAACGTCGCCTACCTCTTCGCCCTGTCGCAGTTCTTCATGGCGTGGATCCTCATGGTGATGTACGTGCGCCGTGCCCGCGACTTCGACGCCCAGGCCGAGCGGATCGCGTCGCGCGCCCACGCGGGAGGTGCCAGGTGA